From Carassius auratus strain Wakin chromosome 22, ASM336829v1, whole genome shotgun sequence, a single genomic window includes:
- the LOC113039302 gene encoding cortexin-1, whose amino-acid sequence MSDVSTLDYELLSPGPSFAGVPSSPPLGGDAEQRTAFAFVGLLMLFLIFLLVRCFRILLDPYSRMPASSWTDHKEGFERGQFDYALV is encoded by the coding sequence ATGAGCGATGTGTCCACGTTAGACTATGAGCTGCTCTCGCCGGGGCCGTCATTTGCCGGGGTCCCCAGCAGCCCACCTCTTGGTGGCGATGCTGAGCAAAGGACGGCCTTCGCGTTCGTGGGTCTCCTGATGCTGTTTTTGATTTTCCTGTTGGTGCGTTGCTTCCGGATCTTGCTGGACCCTTACAGCCGAATGCCCGCTTCATCTTGGACCGATCACAAGGAGGGCTTCGAGCGGGGCCAGTTTGATTACGCCCTGGTGTAG